In a genomic window of Demequina muriae:
- a CDS encoding ABC-F family ATP-binding cassette domain-containing protein has product MRIGARVLLHPTSFHVNAGDRIGLVGRNGAGKTTLTKILAGEGLPSSGKVVTKGLLGYLPQDPRTGDLEQLAMDRILAARDLAGLAAKMREAEQAMASEDDAVRDKAMDRYPKIEERFRAAGGYAAEAEASRIAANLGLDERILAQEVGVLSGGQRRRVELARVLFSGAETLLLDEPTNHLDADSIAWLRDFLVQYSGGLIVISHDVTLVRATVNKVFHLDANRGVIDQYAMGWDLYLQQREDDEKRRHRERRNAEKKAGELLAQADKMRAKASKAVAAQNMAKRAERLLSETEATRQSDKVASLRFPTPAPCGKTPLRAYELSKYYGSLEVFTDVELAIDRGSKVVVLGLNGAGKTTLLRLLSGVETPDTGYIEAGHGLKLGYYAQEHDMLDMNATVGENMAHAAPDLGETEVRKVLGSFLFSGDDADKPARVLSGGEKTRLALATLVVSQANVLLLDEPTNNLDPASRAEILHALNSYEGAVVLVTHDEGAAEALEPERVLLLPDADEDLWNDAYRDLIALA; this is encoded by the coding sequence ATGCGCATCGGCGCCCGGGTGCTGCTGCACCCCACGTCGTTCCACGTGAACGCAGGCGACCGCATCGGCCTGGTGGGCCGCAACGGAGCGGGAAAGACCACCCTGACGAAGATCCTTGCGGGGGAGGGGCTTCCCTCCTCGGGCAAGGTCGTGACCAAGGGACTCCTGGGATACCTGCCCCAGGACCCCCGCACCGGTGACCTCGAGCAGCTCGCCATGGATCGGATCCTCGCGGCGCGTGACCTGGCCGGTCTCGCCGCCAAGATGCGCGAGGCCGAGCAGGCGATGGCCAGCGAGGATGACGCGGTCCGGGACAAGGCGATGGACCGGTATCCGAAGATCGAGGAGCGGTTCCGTGCGGCCGGGGGATACGCCGCCGAGGCGGAGGCCTCCCGCATCGCCGCCAACCTCGGGCTCGACGAGCGCATCCTCGCTCAGGAGGTGGGCGTGCTGTCCGGAGGTCAGCGCCGCCGTGTCGAGCTCGCCCGTGTGCTGTTCTCCGGGGCCGAGACGCTGCTGCTCGATGAGCCGACGAACCACCTGGACGCGGACTCGATCGCGTGGCTGCGCGACTTCCTGGTGCAGTACTCGGGTGGACTGATCGTGATCTCCCACGATGTGACGCTGGTGCGCGCGACCGTGAACAAGGTCTTCCACCTGGATGCGAACCGGGGCGTCATCGACCAATACGCGATGGGATGGGACCTCTACCTTCAGCAGCGCGAGGACGACGAGAAGCGTCGCCACCGCGAGCGCCGCAACGCGGAGAAGAAGGCAGGAGAGCTGCTCGCGCAGGCCGACAAGATGCGCGCCAAGGCCTCCAAGGCCGTGGCCGCGCAGAACATGGCCAAGCGTGCGGAGCGGCTGCTCTCCGAGACCGAGGCCACGCGCCAGAGCGACAAGGTCGCCTCGCTGCGCTTCCCCACGCCTGCCCCGTGCGGCAAGACGCCGTTGCGGGCATACGAGCTGTCCAAGTACTACGGGTCGCTCGAGGTCTTCACCGACGTCGAGCTCGCGATAGACCGTGGATCCAAGGTGGTGGTGCTCGGACTCAATGGCGCCGGCAAGACCACGCTCCTGCGCCTGCTCAGTGGCGTCGAGACTCCTGACACCGGCTACATCGAGGCGGGCCACGGCCTCAAGCTCGGGTACTACGCCCAGGAGCACGACATGCTCGACATGAATGCGACCGTGGGGGAGAACATGGCGCATGCCGCGCCCGATCTCGGCGAGACCGAGGTGCGCAAGGTGCTCGGCTCGTTCCTGTTCAGCGGGGACGATGCGGACAAGCCCGCGCGGGTGCTGTCCGGTGGCGAGAAGACCAGACTCGCGCTCGCCACGCTGGTGGTGAGCCAGGCCAACGTGCTGCTGCTCGACGAGCCCACCAACAACCTGGATCCCGCCTCTCGAGCCGAGATCCTTCACGCCCTGAACTCCTACGAGGGTGCCGTGGTGCTCGTCACGCACGACGAGGGCGCCGCCGAGGCGCTCGAACCCGAGCGCGTGCTGCTGCTGCCCGATGCTGACGAGGACCTGTGGAACGACGCCTACCGGGACCTCATCGCGCTCGCGTGA
- a CDS encoding biotin transporter BioY, which translates to METIVPEEGNLMHRHLNGPTVALVAVFAAFIAASTAVPEVTLAFGVPLSLQTFAVVLAALALGPWRAAAAMSLYLVVGLAGAPIFANFRGGPSVFAGPTGGYLVGMLAATVVVGALVTWRRRRGPLTFLALIGPGLVSIPVIYAVGVPWLAARTGLPVLPPAGCDNLWSVSEECANALTVGVVPFLPGDLVKVALAALAAAVIHRAYPQLMPAPALRGAAVKRETAATA; encoded by the coding sequence TTGGAAACCATTGTCCCAGAGGAGGGGAACCTCATGCACCGCCACCTGAACGGCCCGACCGTCGCCCTGGTCGCCGTCTTCGCCGCGTTCATCGCGGCCTCCACTGCCGTGCCAGAGGTCACGCTCGCCTTCGGAGTGCCGCTGTCGCTGCAGACCTTCGCAGTGGTGCTCGCCGCCCTCGCACTGGGCCCCTGGCGCGCGGCCGCCGCCATGTCGCTGTACCTCGTGGTGGGGCTCGCCGGCGCGCCGATCTTCGCCAACTTCCGCGGCGGCCCCAGCGTGTTCGCGGGCCCCACCGGCGGATACCTGGTGGGCATGCTGGCCGCCACCGTCGTCGTCGGCGCGCTCGTGACGTGGCGCCGCCGCCGCGGACCTCTCACGTTCCTCGCGCTGATCGGCCCCGGCCTCGTGTCCATCCCGGTCATCTACGCCGTCGGAGTGCCGTGGCTCGCCGCGCGCACCGGACTGCCCGTGCTGCCCCCCGCGGGCTGCGACAACCTCTGGAGCGTGTCGGAGGAGTGCGCGAACGCGCTGACGGTGGGCGTGGTGCCGTTCCTGCCTGGCGACCTCGTCAAGGTGGCCCTTGCCGCGCTCGCGGCCGCCGTCATCCACCGCGCCTACCCCCAGTTGATGCCGGCTCCTGCGCTCCGCGGGGCGGCAGTGAAGCGCGAAACGGCCGCGACCGCTTAG
- a CDS encoding energy-coupling factor ABC transporter ATP-binding protein — protein sequence MIEFKDAAVVAPDSGVPILEPTSLTLTERHISIVGANGGGKSTLVRLINGLVLPSEGSVEVEGLDVAKHGPRVRRMVGFLFTDPSAQLIMPTAIEDVMLSLRRTIKNKHERTAAALAALEEFGLGDRADVSVSALSGGQRQLLAMAGVLAVTPRVLVADEPTTLLDLRWRAHIGSLLRSLPVQLIEVTHDLDSAARAERTLVIDEGAVAFDGSPVEAVAYYRDLMFGRVRRDSA from the coding sequence ATGATCGAATTCAAGGACGCGGCCGTGGTCGCGCCCGATTCCGGCGTGCCCATCCTGGAACCGACCAGCCTCACGCTCACTGAACGGCACATCTCCATCGTCGGCGCCAACGGCGGCGGCAAGTCCACGCTGGTGCGACTCATCAATGGGCTGGTGCTGCCATCGGAGGGCTCCGTCGAGGTCGAGGGGCTCGATGTGGCCAAGCACGGGCCACGCGTGCGCCGCATGGTCGGGTTCCTGTTCACGGACCCGTCCGCGCAGCTCATCATGCCCACGGCGATCGAGGACGTGATGCTGTCGCTCCGGCGCACCATCAAGAACAAGCACGAGCGCACCGCCGCCGCCCTCGCCGCTCTCGAGGAGTTCGGCCTGGGCGACCGCGCCGACGTCTCCGTGAGCGCGCTCTCGGGCGGCCAGCGCCAGCTGCTCGCCATGGCGGGCGTGCTGGCGGTGACGCCGCGAGTGCTCGTGGCCGATGAGCCCACCACCCTGCTCGACCTGCGGTGGCGCGCACACATCGGCTCACTGCTGCGCTCACTGCCCGTCCAGCTCATCGAGGTCACCCACGATCTCGACTCCGCGGCCAGGGCCGAGCGCACGCTCGTGATCGACGAGGGCGCCGTCGCCTTCGACGGTTCGCCGGTCGAGGCTGTCGCGTACTACCGGGACCTCATGTTCGGTCGCGTGCGGAGGGACTCCGCGTGA
- a CDS encoding energy-coupling factor transporter transmembrane component T family protein produces the protein MISMLGLYRPRRTPLHSAPAWFKVLMLVTLAIVTVAIGDPVTSVGIMCACLLLLLSTEPPPRATLLALLGTAIVAALSSSLHLWRGDYARAIDISADLIGIVALALAVTCSTSMEAMLDFVSWAARPIRFLLPPETLGLMFALMLRALPEVARMYLESRQAARARGLDRSIRAVVFPTTTRTVGFSLQLGQALHARGIAEEAREKRQSRAAKAAEARVLKRAKKQAKDSPGANAGAAAPASAGETMSRQDAFDLLSATSPGDAGEAGTAPK, from the coding sequence GTGATCTCGATGCTCGGCCTGTACCGGCCGCGCCGCACGCCTCTGCACTCCGCTCCGGCGTGGTTCAAGGTGCTCATGCTCGTGACCCTCGCGATCGTGACCGTCGCCATCGGCGATCCCGTCACGTCTGTCGGCATCATGTGCGCGTGTCTCCTGCTGCTGCTCAGCACCGAGCCGCCGCCACGCGCGACCCTGCTCGCGCTGCTGGGCACGGCCATCGTCGCGGCGCTGAGCTCGAGCCTTCACCTGTGGCGCGGGGACTATGCGCGGGCGATCGACATCTCCGCGGACCTGATCGGCATCGTCGCGCTGGCGCTCGCCGTCACCTGCTCGACCTCGATGGAGGCCATGCTCGACTTCGTGTCGTGGGCCGCCCGACCGATCCGGTTCCTGCTGCCACCCGAGACGCTTGGCCTGATGTTCGCGCTGATGCTGCGGGCGCTGCCCGAGGTGGCGAGGATGTACCTGGAGTCGCGCCAGGCTGCGCGTGCGCGCGGGCTCGACCGATCGATCCGAGCGGTCGTGTTCCCCACCACCACGCGCACGGTCGGCTTCTCACTGCAGCTGGGGCAGGCGCTCCACGCACGCGGCATCGCGGAGGAGGCACGCGAGAAGCGTCAGTCGCGAGCGGCGAAGGCCGCCGAGGCGCGAGTCCTGAAGCGCGCGAAGAAGCAGGCCAAGGATTCCCCGGGCGCGAATGCTGGCGCTGCGGCACCGGCATCGGCCGGCGAGACCATGTCACGCCAGGACGCGTTCGACCTGCTGTCGGCGACGTCTCCCGGGGACGCCGGCGAGGCGGGGACCGCACCGAAGTAG
- a CDS encoding metal-sulfur cluster assembly factor has translation MTETKTPANAADVEEAMRDVIDPELGINVVDLGLVYGVSLDENQHAVIDMTLTSAACPLTDVLEDQTGQALEGIVDGFRINWVWMPPWGPDKITDDGRDQLRALGFNV, from the coding sequence ATGACCGAGACCAAGACCCCTGCCAACGCGGCGGACGTCGAAGAGGCCATGCGCGACGTGATCGATCCCGAGCTGGGGATCAACGTCGTCGATCTGGGACTCGTCTACGGCGTCTCGCTCGACGAGAATCAGCACGCCGTCATCGACATGACGCTCACGTCGGCAGCCTGCCCACTGACTGACGTGCTCGAGGACCAGACGGGCCAGGCGCTGGAGGGAATCGTCGACGGCTTCCGCATCAACTGGGTGTGGATGCCGCCGTGGGGCCCCGACAAGATCACCGACGACGGCCGCGATCAGCTGCGGGCGCTCGGCTTCAACGTCTAG
- the sufU gene encoding Fe-S cluster assembly sulfur transfer protein SufU — MSTTSGSSGLEQMYQQVIMDHARAPHGRGLVDVDLPATGESHQVNTTCGDEIRLRVGLDGDRISSLSWEGQGCSISQASVSVLHELVEGESLAEADLTMDAFRELMQSKGQPLDETKEDLLGDATAFVGVGKYPARIKCAMLGWMAFKDAVIQARKDES; from the coding sequence ATGAGCACCACGAGCGGCTCCAGCGGACTGGAGCAGATGTACCAGCAGGTCATCATGGACCACGCGCGTGCGCCCCATGGGCGCGGGCTGGTGGACGTCGACCTTCCTGCGACGGGGGAGTCCCACCAGGTGAACACCACGTGCGGAGACGAGATCCGCCTGCGCGTGGGTCTCGACGGCGACCGCATCTCCTCGCTGTCGTGGGAGGGCCAGGGCTGCTCGATCTCCCAGGCGTCCGTGTCCGTGCTGCACGAACTCGTCGAGGGCGAGAGCCTGGCCGAGGCGGATCTTACGATGGACGCCTTCCGCGAGCTCATGCAGTCCAAGGGTCAGCCCCTGGACGAGACCAAAGAAGACCTGCTCGGCGACGCCACCGCGTTCGTCGGAGTGGGCAAGTATCCGGCACGCATCAAGTGCGCCATGCTGGGATGGATGGCGTTCAAGGACGCTGTGATCCAGGCACGAAAGGACGAATCATGA
- a CDS encoding SufS family cysteine desulfurase has translation MLLPDLRDDFPLLARTVRNGKPLVYLDSGATSQKPRVVLDAERDFYEHHNGAVARGAHLLAEEATDLFEGARSDVATLVGAAQDEIVWTENATAALNLVASGIGNASAGIGGAEAERFRIGPGDEICVTETEHHANLVPWQALAIRTGATLRWIPVDDDGRMILDHLETHVNERTKVLAFTHVSNITGVISPVATLVARAKAVGALTVLDGCQSVPHLPVDVKALDVDFMALSAHKMLGPTGIGALYGRKALLDALPPSIFGGGAVKTVTMEETSWLEAPMRFEAGTQPVAQAVGMGAAARYLMGIGMDRVEAHERDIATILRGGVAEIPGVRLLGPVGDADSRDVIAIAAVAVDGVHTHDVGQVLDDAGVAVRVGHHCGQPLHRRFGLTGSTRASAHVYTTLDDARAFVDALATVPAFFGVRA, from the coding sequence ATGCTGCTGCCCGATCTGCGCGACGACTTCCCGCTCCTGGCCCGCACGGTCAGGAACGGGAAGCCGCTCGTGTACCTGGATTCGGGAGCGACCTCGCAGAAGCCCCGTGTCGTGCTCGACGCGGAGCGGGACTTCTACGAGCATCACAACGGCGCGGTCGCGCGTGGTGCCCACCTGCTGGCGGAGGAGGCGACCGACCTCTTCGAAGGCGCGCGCTCTGACGTCGCCACGCTGGTGGGCGCCGCACAGGACGAGATCGTGTGGACCGAGAACGCGACTGCGGCGCTGAACCTCGTCGCCAGCGGCATCGGCAACGCGTCTGCCGGCATCGGCGGGGCCGAGGCCGAGCGCTTCCGCATCGGCCCCGGCGACGAGATCTGCGTCACCGAGACCGAGCACCACGCGAACCTGGTGCCATGGCAGGCTCTCGCGATCCGCACGGGTGCGACCCTGAGATGGATCCCGGTCGACGACGACGGCCGGATGATCCTCGATCACCTGGAGACACACGTGAACGAGCGCACCAAGGTGCTCGCGTTCACGCACGTCTCGAACATCACCGGCGTGATCTCGCCGGTCGCCACGTTGGTGGCGCGCGCGAAGGCGGTCGGCGCACTCACGGTGCTCGACGGCTGCCAGTCGGTGCCTCACCTCCCCGTGGACGTGAAGGCGCTCGACGTGGACTTCATGGCCCTCAGCGCGCACAAGATGCTCGGTCCCACCGGCATCGGCGCTCTGTATGGGCGCAAGGCGCTCCTGGACGCGCTGCCGCCGAGCATCTTCGGCGGTGGAGCGGTGAAGACCGTCACGATGGAGGAGACCTCCTGGCTCGAGGCGCCGATGCGCTTCGAGGCGGGCACGCAGCCCGTCGCCCAAGCCGTCGGCATGGGTGCCGCCGCGCGGTACCTCATGGGCATCGGCATGGACCGCGTCGAGGCTCACGAGCGCGACATCGCCACGATCCTGCGCGGAGGAGTCGCCGAGATTCCCGGCGTGCGCCTGCTCGGGCCGGTCGGCGACGCCGACTCCCGCGACGTCATCGCCATCGCGGCGGTGGCGGTGGACGGCGTGCACACGCACGACGTGGGCCAGGTGCTCGACGATGCTGGCGTGGCGGTGCGCGTGGGGCACCACTGCGGCCAGCCCCTGCACCGCCGGTTCGGGCTGACGGGCTCGACCCGCGCCAGCGCCCACGTGTACACCACCCTGGATGATGCGCGCGCGTTCGTCGACGCGCTCGCGACCGTCCCTGCCTTCTTTGGAGTGAGAGCATGA
- the sufC gene encoding Fe-S cluster assembly ATPase SufC, producing MSTLEIKNLHVSVDTPEGTKEILKGVDLTINSGETHAIMGPNGSGKSTLAYSVAGHPKYQITDGEVLLDGENVLDMSVDERAKAGLFLAMQYPVEVPGVSVSNFLRTAKTALDGEAPKLRHWVKDMKASMEQLRMDPAFAERNVNEGFSGGEKKRHEILQMELLQPKIAILDETDSGLDVDALRIVSEGVNRVKETTGLGVMMITHYTRILRYIKPDFVHVFVDGRIAEEGGPELAEQLEAEGYDRFLASA from the coding sequence ATGAGCACCCTGGAAATCAAGAACCTCCACGTGAGCGTGGATACGCCTGAGGGCACCAAGGAGATCCTGAAGGGCGTGGACCTCACCATCAACTCTGGTGAGACGCACGCCATCATGGGTCCCAACGGCTCGGGGAAGTCCACGCTGGCCTACTCGGTCGCCGGACACCCCAAGTACCAGATCACCGACGGCGAGGTGCTGCTCGACGGCGAGAACGTGCTCGACATGAGCGTCGACGAGCGCGCCAAGGCGGGCCTGTTCCTCGCGATGCAGTACCCGGTCGAGGTCCCCGGCGTCTCGGTGTCCAACTTCCTTCGGACGGCGAAGACCGCGCTCGACGGCGAGGCACCCAAGCTGCGCCACTGGGTCAAGGACATGAAGGCCTCGATGGAGCAGCTGCGGATGGACCCCGCGTTCGCCGAGCGCAACGTCAACGAGGGCTTCTCCGGCGGCGAGAAGAAGCGCCACGAGATCCTCCAGATGGAGCTCCTGCAGCCCAAGATCGCGATCCTCGATGAGACGGACTCAGGACTCGACGTGGATGCGCTCCGGATCGTGTCCGAAGGCGTGAACCGCGTCAAGGAGACCACCGGCCTGGGCGTCATGATGATCACGCACTACACGCGGATCCTCCGTTACATCAAGCCCGACTTCGTGCACGTCTTCGTGGACGGACGCATCGCCGAAGAGGGCGGCCCCGAGCTCGCCGAGCAGCTTGAGGCCGAGGGCTACGACCGGTTCCTGGCGAGCGCGTAA
- a CDS encoding Rieske (2Fe-2S) protein gives MAEQFACDVTALEPGSALQTDLTLADGTDTPVAVVRTDDGDYYAIGGMCTHGEVPLGEGDVDGCHLECWAHGSRFDVRTGVPDELPAIDPVATYPVRIDGERVLVDVDNPLSS, from the coding sequence ATGGCTGAGCAGTTCGCGTGCGACGTGACGGCTCTCGAGCCGGGGTCCGCACTGCAGACCGACCTCACGCTGGCGGACGGCACGGACACGCCGGTCGCGGTCGTCCGTACCGATGACGGCGACTACTACGCCATCGGCGGCATGTGCACGCACGGCGAGGTTCCGCTCGGCGAGGGCGACGTCGACGGCTGCCACCTCGAGTGCTGGGCGCACGGGAGCCGCTTCGATGTGCGCACGGGCGTCCCTGACGAGCTGCCCGCGATCGACCCCGTCGCCACCTACCCCGTCCGCATCGACGGCGAGCGCGTGCTCGTCGACGTCGACAACCCCCTGTCTTCTTAA
- the sufD gene encoding Fe-S cluster assembly protein SufD: MTVTDHTRATADAAHTHGLAAPTPDASRADRPTSFDVDAFAMPTGREEDWRFSAVRDLAPVLKDVDAGGTLDWSVPDLPEGVTLTDLDVASARERSVRAPGDRASAVAAAHSGGAKVLAIAPGTIVDKPITITVTGNGADARGHLLVEAGTNSEAAVVIERKGSATYSEFVSVDLGANAGLKLVLLQMWEADAVHAGEVVARLGRDSRLRGSVVTLGGKVVRLNTSVAFAGEGARVDLFGLYFADSGQHQEHQLFVDHAVPRCTSRVTYKGALAGATARTVWIGDVLIRKEAEGTDTYELNRNLVLSDGARADSVPNLEIETGEIEGAGHASATGRFDDEQMFYLRSRGISEDLARKLVVRGFFADLVQEIGVPEVEQGLMDAIELELEHVNEELSEGDHG, from the coding sequence TTGACCGTCACTGATCACACCCGAGCCACCGCCGACGCCGCGCACACGCACGGCCTCGCCGCTCCCACCCCCGACGCGTCGCGCGCGGACCGTCCCACGTCCTTCGACGTGGACGCGTTCGCGATGCCGACCGGGCGCGAGGAGGACTGGCGGTTCTCCGCCGTCCGCGACCTCGCACCCGTCCTGAAGGACGTCGACGCCGGCGGCACCCTCGACTGGAGCGTCCCCGACCTCCCCGAGGGCGTCACGCTGACCGACCTGGACGTGGCGAGCGCGCGTGAGCGCTCCGTCCGCGCCCCAGGCGACCGCGCATCGGCCGTCGCCGCTGCTCACTCCGGCGGAGCGAAGGTGCTGGCGATCGCGCCGGGCACCATCGTCGACAAGCCGATCACCATCACGGTGACCGGGAACGGCGCCGACGCACGCGGCCACCTCCTGGTCGAGGCAGGCACCAACTCGGAGGCTGCGGTCGTCATCGAGCGCAAGGGCTCCGCGACGTACTCCGAGTTCGTCTCGGTGGACCTCGGCGCGAACGCCGGCCTCAAGCTCGTCCTGCTCCAGATGTGGGAGGCCGATGCGGTGCACGCGGGAGAGGTCGTCGCCCGTCTGGGCCGCGACTCGCGCCTGCGCGGCTCGGTCGTCACGCTCGGCGGAAAGGTGGTCCGTCTCAACACGTCGGTCGCCTTCGCCGGCGAGGGGGCCAGGGTCGACCTGTTCGGCCTGTACTTCGCGGACTCGGGCCAGCACCAGGAGCACCAGCTGTTCGTGGACCACGCGGTGCCGCGCTGCACCTCGCGCGTCACCTACAAGGGTGCGCTGGCGGGAGCCACGGCTCGCACCGTGTGGATCGGCGACGTGCTGATCCGCAAGGAGGCCGAGGGCACCGACACGTACGAGCTCAACCGCAACCTCGTGCTCTCCGACGGCGCTCGCGCCGACTCGGTGCCGAACCTCGAGATCGAGACCGGTGAGATCGAGGGAGCGGGCCACGCATCCGCGACCGGCCGGTTCGACGACGAGCAGATGTTCTACCTGCGTTCGCGTGGCATCTCCGAGGACCTCGCGCGCAAACTCGTCGTCCGTGGCTTCTTCGCCGACCTGGTGCAGGAGATCGGTGTGCCCGAGGTCGAGCAGGGCCTCATGGACGCGATCGAGCTCGAGCTGGAGCACGTCAACGAGGAACTGTCAGAGGGCGACCATGGCTGA
- the sufB gene encoding Fe-S cluster assembly protein SufB, translated as MTMSTPTDKAPAQTDEEIIDSIGSYEFGWHDSDSAGAIAARGISEDVVRNISSLKDEPEWMLNQRLKGYKLFGKKPMPHWGSDLSGIHFDNIKYFVRSTEKQATSWEDLPEDIKRTYDKLGIPEAEKQRLVSGVAAQYESEVVYHQIREDLEEQGVIFMDTDTALKEHPELFEQYFGTVIPAGDNKFAALNTAVWSGGSFVYVPPGVHVDIPLQAYFRINTENMGQFERTLIIADEGSYVHYVEGCTAPIYTSDSLHSAVVEIIVKKNARVRYTTIQNWSNNVYNLVTKRATAAEGATMEWVDGNIGSKVTMKYPAIWLLGEHARGETLSIAFAGEGQHQDAGAKMVHAAPNTSSSIVSKSVARGGGRTSYRGLVQVLEGAKGSKSNVLCDALLVDQISRSDTYPYVDVREDDVSMGHEASVSKVSEDQLFYLMSRGMTETEAMAMIVRGFVEPIARELPMEYALELNRLIELQMEGSVG; from the coding sequence ATGACTATGAGCACTCCCACCGACAAGGCTCCCGCGCAGACCGATGAGGAGATCATCGACTCGATCGGCTCATACGAGTTCGGGTGGCACGACTCCGACAGTGCCGGTGCCATCGCGGCCCGCGGCATCTCCGAAGACGTCGTGCGCAACATCTCGTCGCTGAAGGACGAGCCCGAGTGGATGCTGAACCAGCGTCTCAAGGGCTACAAGCTCTTCGGCAAGAAGCCGATGCCGCACTGGGGATCCGACCTCTCCGGCATTCACTTCGACAACATCAAGTACTTCGTGCGCTCCACCGAGAAGCAGGCCACCAGCTGGGAGGACCTGCCCGAGGACATCAAGCGCACGTACGACAAGCTCGGCATCCCCGAGGCGGAGAAGCAGCGCCTGGTCTCCGGCGTCGCGGCGCAGTACGAGTCCGAGGTCGTCTACCACCAGATCCGCGAGGACCTGGAGGAGCAGGGCGTCATCTTCATGGACACCGACACCGCGCTGAAGGAGCACCCGGAGCTGTTCGAGCAGTACTTCGGCACCGTGATCCCCGCCGGCGACAACAAGTTCGCTGCGCTCAACACAGCTGTGTGGTCGGGCGGATCGTTCGTGTACGTCCCCCCGGGCGTCCACGTCGACATCCCGCTGCAGGCCTACTTCCGCATCAACACGGAGAACATGGGCCAGTTCGAGCGCACGCTGATCATCGCGGACGAGGGTTCGTACGTGCACTACGTCGAGGGCTGCACCGCGCCGATCTACACGTCGGACTCGCTGCACTCGGCCGTCGTCGAGATCATCGTCAAGAAGAACGCCCGCGTGCGCTACACGACCATCCAGAACTGGTCGAACAACGTGTACAACCTCGTCACCAAGCGCGCCACGGCCGCCGAGGGCGCCACCATGGAGTGGGTCGACGGCAACATCGGCTCGAAGGTCACCATGAAGTACCCGGCGATCTGGCTGCTCGGCGAGCACGCTCGCGGCGAGACGCTGTCGATCGCCTTCGCAGGCGAGGGCCAGCACCAGGACGCGGGCGCCAAGATGGTGCACGCCGCTCCCAACACGTCGAGCTCGATCGTCTCCAAGTCGGTCGCGCGCGGCGGGGGTCGCACCAGCTACCGCGGTCTCGTCCAGGTGCTCGAGGGCGCCAAGGGCTCCAAGTCCAACGTGCTGTGCGACGCGCTGCTCGTCGACCAGATCAGCCGGTCCGACACCTACCCATATGTCGACGTGCGCGAGGACGACGTCAGCATGGGCCACGAGGCGTCCGTCTCGAAGGTGTCCGAGGACCAGCTGTTCTACCTGATGTCCCGAGGCATGACCGAGACCGAGGCCATGGCCATGATCGTGCGCGGGTTCGTCGAGCCCATCGCGCGCGAACTGCCCATGGAGTACGCGCTCGAGCTGAACCGCCTCATCGAACTGCAGATGGAAGGATCCGTCGGTTGA
- a CDS encoding helix-turn-helix transcriptional regulator: MGNDTTRDRVLGLIASAGPITASTLAHELGVTPAGVRRHLGALGLDGLITEHEPAGHHARGRGRPSKSYVATTEGQQSLATAYTSVAVDAMSFMRENGQLDQFVEAKMAELETALEEAVPADAPMSERVDALSRALADKGFATSVRPGPGGYTVQLCQGHCPIQSIAEEAPEWCEAETRVFSRILDVHVQRLSTLAGGAHVCTTTIPVATAAAKEG, encoded by the coding sequence ATCGGCAACGACACTACGCGTGACCGCGTCCTCGGTCTGATCGCGTCTGCTGGACCGATCACCGCCTCGACCCTCGCTCATGAGCTCGGCGTCACCCCGGCTGGGGTGCGTCGTCACCTGGGCGCGCTCGGTCTCGACGGCCTCATCACCGAGCACGAGCCCGCCGGTCACCACGCGCGCGGGCGGGGCCGCCCGTCCAAGTCCTACGTCGCGACGACGGAAGGACAGCAGTCGCTCGCGACGGCGTACACGTCCGTGGCCGTCGACGCGATGTCGTTCATGCGCGAGAACGGGCAGCTCGACCAGTTCGTCGAGGCCAAGATGGCCGAGCTCGAGACTGCACTCGAGGAGGCGGTCCCGGCGGACGCCCCCATGTCGGAGAGGGTCGACGCGCTGTCACGGGCGTTGGCCGACAAGGGCTTCGCCACCTCCGTGCGGCCCGGCCCCGGCGGCTACACGGTCCAGTTGTGCCAGGGGCATTGCCCCATCCAGTCCATCGCCGAGGAGGCGCCCGAGTGGTGCGAGGCGGAGACCCGGGTCTTCTCTCGCATCCTCGACGTCCACGTCCAGCGCCTGTCCACCCTGGCAGGCGGCGCCCATGTGTGCACCACGACCATCCCCGTCGCGACAGCGGCGGCCAAGGAAGGATGA